The genomic segment ATGTGGACTGACGTGGACCGATGTGGGTCCATGTGGACTGACGTTGACCGATGTGGGTCCATGTGGACTGATGTGGGTCCATTTGGACTCATGTGGACCGATGTGGGTCCATGTGGACTGACGTGGACCGATGTGGGTCCATTTGGACTGACGTGGACCGATGTGGGTCCATTTGGACTGACGTGGACTGATGTGGGTCCATTTGGACTCATGTGGACCGATGTGGGTCCATGTGGACTGACGTGGACCGATGTGAGTCCATGTGGACTGACGTGGGTCCATGTGGACcgatacacacacatttatatatgaatctgtcaatgattcctaagatgttgttgtcaaacctttgtgacaaataaaagtaattgaggcttgatatttttagtttaatcATAAATGTTCTCATAAATAACTAAGTacagaaacataaatatatagaacttgattaagaaaataaacatcacttATTTTacgttaaatgtaaaaacatgaatgaaaaagagTTTCTGCAtcgtttattctgtacaataaaagatttcttATCGGTAAACATGTCGACCGATACTGACGGGTGAAGGTGAACACGTTCTgtcaacatgttgttgttttttatgttgataAATTCAGCCAGTTATGACTGCAACAATTATTTATTGtctatatttcagtttttgatgATTGAAGCAAAGAACAGCAGCGAAtcttaaaaatattcatttgtttttgttaataaaCGATTAAATAAAGTTTCCGTGGATTTGACGGAGCTGTTTGATTGGCTCGTGACCCGTGGAGGacgtctgtgacatcactgacctgATTCTCTAAATCACCTCTAGCTAAAATAAGAGCAGTTGTTACTTTACCACCACAGTTAGCTGTGAGCTAACTGGTTAGCATCACTGAGCTGTGAGCTGGTTGGAGACACTAGATCCCGACAGACGTTATATTTATAGCAGCTGATCAAACAAACAACGGATGTTGACTACGATTCTGTCAACCTGATCGTGGATTCATCTGCTGGgtattttctcaattcatgGAAATACAGAAATTGTCAGCCGACGTGTTCACAGTTGAAAGTAGACGAGGACGTCAACCCTCTCCTCTGAACCAGGAAGTGAGTGACAAAGAGACTCTGGCTCTGACACAAAGGAGGCCGCGAGCCTTTGACATGTGAGTCACGTTGGACGGCCGACATTCCTGTTGTCAAACAAccggcctggggggggggggcacactcCCCGTCTGATACAAGACGCTCTGAGGGGACGACGTCCACATGAACAcacctgtaaacacacaacGTCACGTGACCTGGTCATgtgatgtaaacaggaagtagatagACTCAGACTCAGATCGAGTCAGTTATTGATTATTACTGTGAAACATGTGGTCGGTCCCGTCGTCTCTAACGTGAATCTCACCGTCGTCAGATTCCGAGgaatgttttcttctgtctgctGCTTCACAAGGTCACAGTGTTTCCTTCACAAGGTCACAGTGTTTCCTTCACGACTCGTTTCCTCGGACATGAAACctgctgtttacatttttcatcatcacgTCTGATGATTTTCCTCCGCAGTCGTCTTCTCCGccgtcagcaggaggaggaacgattgattgttttcatcattgattTATCTGCTTATCAATAATTCATCTGGAGCATGAAAGGTCAAGTGTGTCCATCGTATTTTCCCAGACTTCTTTGAAGTACTTAATTCATCTGACCTATCTGGGGCTCGTAACTTTCCTCAGTCATGTATGTTGTCAGGTTTGAATTATAAGAAATCACAacaacccctccccccctctctctgcccccccccccccccccccccccccctgcagacgGCCCTGAGCTCCTTCTTCCAGGAGGCGAACATTCCCAGTCACCACCAGATGGTAAGTGTATTCGAGTCGTGTGGTGAAATTGAGGCCGAGTCTCTCGTGTGACCCGCCGAACGACCTcatcagtggggggggggcttctgtcTGTGTAATTTTATaggtatggaaaaaaaacataacacccTGGTGTGCGAGGCCTCATTTACTccgattttttttgtttttaacgtttttaaaactcatcactgttgctacggttacgTCTGACCTGAGTTTTCcagcctctgaatcagagacGAGTGGAAATCGCGGTTGGTCCACGTTCccttctctgattggttttaacacttcctgtcaggaacagttcCACCGCTTCATTgtcaccatcgctgttcctccttcagaggagacaacctacttcctgtttacacctgagtggtcacGTGACAGGCGGAGGTTTTTATTTCTCTACGCCCGACTCGAGCTGCGATGAAAACTTTTCGCTTCTGAAACTCTCTGTTGCTGTGGGCGGAGTCTGTTGCTGTggccggagtgtgtgtgagagagagcttTTTATTATTCCAGCTGCAATGTGATGACATCACGTTGCCTCAGGCTCAGGACTGAACAGGGAGGCgtcctcccctgctccccctgTTCATCACTGCTCACCAGACGAGCCAGTGACTCGACTCTTTTCTTTGTCCCTCTCCCCACAGATGTGTACTCCCAGGAACACTCCCGCCACGCCGCCCAACTTCCCCGACGCCATCACCATGTTCTCCAAACTGCGGGCGTCCGAGTGCGGCGCCGGCCCGTCCCAGGCGTCCATGGCCTGCTCCCCCCCGGTCCCTTCTGCCCCATCGGGGTTTGGCTCCTTCTGGGCGTCCTCGCCgcccggccaccagggggcgtggCTGCCCCCCTCGTCGCCCACCGGCCACAACgtgcaccaccaccactaccacatGCAACAGACGCCCATGTGGCCGCCCGTCTCTCAGCCCAGCGGCGCCAAGCAGCCGCCCGTCGTGTCGGCGCTGCGCAGTCAGAGATGAGCGCGAGCCGGGGGCGGCGAGGGAGGCGACCTGGGGCGGTCGCagtgggagggtgggggggagggaaaaGACTCTGCTGTTTTCTACTGGTTCTTCTGAAGGAGAAGCTTTTCTTCGTCATCGCCGAAGACGAACAGAGGCGACGGACATTCGCtccaaaaaacactttgtggggaaaaacacagaaaatatttcctcatggtcgACGCAGCAGCCGGACCCAGGACACATCCCAGGACACGTCAGGGACCAGGACACGTCCCAGGCCACGTCAGGGACCAGGACACGTCCCAGGACACGTCAGGGACCAGGACACGTCAGGGACCAGGACACGTCCCAGGACACGTCAGGGACCAGGACACGTCAGGGACCAGGACACGTCCCAGGACATGTCAGGGACCAGGACACGTCAGGGACCAGGACACGTCCCAGGACACGTCAGGGACCAGGACACGTCAGGGACCAGGACACGTCAGGGACcaggacacacagacaaatagaGACCGAGGTCGAATCCGTCTCCTCGGTCCAGATCCACAAAACAACTTcgaccttttgtttttgtttctctgccaCGACATAACTCTTCACTGTAGACGAGTTCCGTGACCTTCATGTGACCTTCACGTCACGATCAGGACGAAGAGGAAGGAGCTTCACACCGACAATCAACCATCTCTCATTTTTATTAAAGCTCCGCCTCTAAAGAAAAACCACCTGCGAcgttggtttggttttgttgaATAAATGCAGACTCCTGGACCTCGGAGACACCGTCGCCTCCGCGTGATGATTTCTTTCAGACTATTTCAACTTCCCATTCTGgaatcattatcattatcatcatttagttgtttctcttttcacttGGACGTGTCTGTTCCCGTGGATCCTCAGACGTTCACTCTGTTGTGAATCCACAACTCTTTTTATAGAGattctctgtttcatttcttctgctgaaatttgtatttatatgtttaataAAACACGGTTTGATCTGCTACTTcctgtgttgtggtttttattGTAACGAGCTGATGGGCGTCTTCAAAAACACACGTTGGAGCAGATTCATGAAGCCGCCCGACAGGAAGTCCCCCCCCTTCCTGTCGcgtccttcctgctgctgcgaacaggaagtgaactttCCTCTCATCATGTAACGTCCAGGTTCCATCGTGACCCCGAGACGCACAGTGTCTGACGACACTGTTTCTACTGTCCTTCACAACTGCCTCggatttacagtcaaacagaaatatatttgataattattttaatcagCTTTTACTTTACAATGTCAAACAACATCAGGACCGGAGTCGTCCATTAACTCAAGAActgaacttgttttttattcacGTCTTCAGTTGGAACCAGACACATTCAGAGTCAAACTTTAGacattcaattcagttttatttgtatcgctccagatcacaacatacatcgtctcaatGCACTTTACATGGTGAGGGTGTGACCTCactatattacagagaaaagaCTATAAAAGATTATTAATACCTTCAGACACCACAgatgatgaaatgttaaatCCTCTTCACGGTCACACGGGGCCCAGCGACAGATTTATGAACCACTCAATCATTTATTTAAGGTCCACATTAATTTTAACATCAGAGGTCTGAAACTATAGACGTGGGGATTTTAAACATGTTATGATTAATATGAAGTGGTTTGTGAAGAAACTGAAATGAGCACATTCTTTGTTTCACCTtcaacactttcactttttcattaGAAAAGTGGTTTTGTAAAAATCCTCTGGTTTGATAAATCAAGTTTattgataattattataattactgtTGTTTTATAATATGATAGGGCTGATCACAGAACTCATAGTGTGTGAGTGTAGCTCTGTGAACATGtagatgaatgtgtgtaaagATATAAATGTCCCATATCGTCACATTTCACCGGTTACCGATGAACATTGCAAAGgtaaataattcagagttagttctggtctcttgttaTAATCTCCTTACGAATCCTGTGCAACGATATCGCTTCATGATTGTTCTGGTGTTGTTGGTCGCTCAGCAACAGAGTGACGCTGAGCGCTGGGGCTGTAGACTGAGACGTCCTGTTTACTGACAGTTCTGACACTTACTGTACTTAAAGACcttagaccttatttattatgaaaaaagccaggaaatctcattTTTGACAGTGTGAACCTTTAAATGGTCTTTTGGAGTCACTGGCCCTCGTGATTGGCTGTCGTCTcacacatcacattacattcacagatgtacacacacatttgcagattaGTTTAAAGACACACAAgtctgaatacacacacacgcacacacacaacttagtAATAGTTGCCTCCTGCAGCAGTGCAGCTCTCTGTCGCCCCCTACAGCTGCGGCTCGGCGCTTCCCTCTGCTGCAGATGGAACCTGAACCACGGAGCTCTGAGGCGAGGAGCCCGACACCGGAGCGTCCCGACCCGACCCGCCGGAGGCTTGACACACAGGAAGGAACATGGAAACgtttcagaaacaaaaaactacagGAGCAGTTACCGTTTACAAACTGTTCCCTGGAATCCTTCACAGTTCAGGACAGACTGTAGTTACTGTACCTGTAGTTTCTGCATCTTTGAAGGTCGGAGCCTCctccagctgacacacacacacacacacacacacacacacacacagtga from the Scophthalmus maximus strain ysfricsl-2021 chromosome 17, ASM2237912v1, whole genome shotgun sequence genome contains:
- the ubald2 gene encoding UBA-like domain-containing protein 2 isoform X1: MSVNMDELRHQVMINQFVLTAGCAADQAKQLLQAAHWQFETALSSFFQEANIPSHHQMMCTPRNTPATPPNFPDAITMFSKLRASECGAGPSQASMACSPPVPSAPSGFGSFWASSPPGHQGAWLPPSSPTGHNVHHHHYHMQQTPMWPPVSQPSGAKQPPVVSALRSQR
- the ubald2 gene encoding UBA-like domain-containing protein 2 isoform X2 yields the protein MSVNMDELRHQVMINQFVLTAGCAADQAKQLLQAAHWQFEMCTPRNTPATPPNFPDAITMFSKLRASECGAGPSQASMACSPPVPSAPSGFGSFWASSPPGHQGAWLPPSSPTGHNVHHHHYHMQQTPMWPPVSQPSGAKQPPVVSALRSQR